Proteins from a genomic interval of Desulfofustis limnaeus:
- a CDS encoding glycogen synthase, whose translation MKDQIESIWMLAREYGEIAGAGGVKDVVAQLSKALARGGKRQVQVILPCYGFISPSALGFSLLADPLRPDQPLTYEVAMNYVGQERVERVRVWHRVQDRVQLHLLEGERFLEKGGVYTYTRQEQQRESWKTQGAGHYDYFAMNILLQKAALDLLILLGERPQIIHCHDGHTAVTPALMRECSGYRHYFRSTAAVVTIHNAGVGYHQEVSDLPFVQAITGLPWRVVRGSCLDHSFDPFIAAGSYASLSTVSDNYARELQESDHDYLTGWLGHRLRDRGVAISGITNGIDPSGFDPRFPDRAGIAAAYDLTDDTDDLSGKRVCKRELLQVLVEPAEPDDDSRVGFLTHDEEAPLFTFIGRLSDQKGVDVLVDAMRLFLAGPNPARFVCFGSGGEREESALAAVAQHPDYHGRVCFLRGFDPQLANRIYAAGDFFVIPSRYEPCGLTDYIAQLFGNLPVVHHVGGLVKVIDGETGFAYQDNTPEQCVEALFRALKTYGQRPLLRQMQKNAVDKIYRHHTWAEVKKDYLSLYRETRSQLLRQSRR comes from the coding sequence GTGAAGGATCAAATCGAATCCATCTGGATGCTGGCCCGGGAATACGGGGAGATCGCTGGCGCCGGTGGGGTCAAGGACGTGGTTGCCCAACTCTCCAAGGCGCTGGCCCGCGGCGGTAAACGGCAGGTGCAGGTGATCTTGCCCTGCTATGGCTTCATCTCTCCGAGCGCTTTGGGATTCTCGCTTCTCGCCGATCCTCTGCGGCCCGATCAGCCATTGACGTATGAAGTGGCAATGAACTATGTGGGCCAAGAACGGGTCGAGCGGGTCCGGGTCTGGCATCGGGTTCAGGATCGGGTGCAGCTGCATCTGTTGGAAGGCGAACGATTCCTCGAAAAAGGGGGGGTTTACACCTATACCCGGCAGGAACAGCAACGGGAGTCCTGGAAAACCCAGGGAGCTGGACATTACGACTATTTTGCCATGAACATCCTGCTGCAGAAGGCAGCACTCGACCTGCTCATCCTGCTTGGCGAGCGGCCGCAGATCATCCACTGCCACGATGGCCATACCGCGGTGACACCGGCACTGATGCGCGAATGTTCCGGCTATCGCCATTATTTCCGGTCCACGGCGGCGGTGGTGACGATTCATAATGCCGGTGTGGGCTATCATCAGGAGGTTTCCGATCTTCCTTTTGTACAGGCGATTACCGGGTTGCCATGGCGGGTGGTACGGGGATCCTGCCTCGACCACAGCTTTGATCCCTTCATTGCCGCCGGCAGTTACGCCTCGCTGTCCACGGTGAGTGATAATTATGCCCGGGAGCTGCAGGAATCGGATCATGACTATCTCACCGGCTGGCTCGGGCACCGGCTGCGTGACCGGGGGGTGGCGATCAGCGGCATCACCAACGGCATTGATCCGTCCGGTTTTGATCCGCGCTTTCCCGATCGGGCCGGAATCGCCGCTGCCTACGACCTGACTGACGACACTGATGACTTGAGCGGCAAGCGAGTTTGCAAGCGTGAGTTGCTGCAGGTCCTGGTGGAACCGGCCGAGCCGGATGACGACAGCCGGGTCGGATTTCTTACCCACGACGAGGAGGCCCCGCTCTTTACCTTCATTGGCCGGCTCAGTGATCAGAAAGGGGTCGATGTGCTGGTGGACGCCATGCGGCTGTTTCTCGCCGGCCCCAACCCGGCACGGTTCGTCTGTTTCGGCAGCGGCGGAGAGCGGGAGGAGTCAGCGTTGGCGGCAGTGGCACAGCATCCGGATTACCACGGACGGGTCTGTTTTCTCCGGGGATTCGATCCACAGCTTGCCAACAGGATCTATGCTGCCGGTGATTTCTTCGTTATTCCATCGCGCTATGAACCATGCGGGTTGACTGATTATATCGCCCAGCTGTTCGGCAACCTGCCGGTCGTGCACCACGTGGGTGGCCTGGTCAAGGTGATCGATGGGGAGACCGGATTTGCCTACCAGGACAACACGCCGGAACAGTGTGTCGAGGCGTTGTTCCGGGCCCTGAAGACTTACGGGCAGCGGCCGCTGTTGCGGCAGATGCAGAAAAATGCGGTGGACAAGATCTACCGGCACCATACCTGGGCCGAGGTGAAAAAGGACTATCTCTCCCTCTACCGGGAGACTCGTTCACAATTGCTGCGCCAATCGCGCAGATAA
- the gap gene encoding type I glyceraldehyde-3-phosphate dehydrogenase, with amino-acid sequence MTIRIGINGFGRIGRTMFRAIGADPLFRDIEVVAINDLTDNQTLAHLLKYDSIMGVSPQEIVADDQGIMVDGRHIAVTSHRNPADIRWGDLGVDYVAECTGIFRDADAAGAHIDAGAKKVVISAPAKGNVKTFVMGVNEDEYDPTTHHVVSNASCTTNCLAPVAKVILDRFGIKRGLMTTVHSYTGDQRLLDFPHSDLRRARAAALSMIPTKTGAAAAVSLVIPELKGKFDGLAVRVPTPTVSLVDAVMEVEQETTVPEVNQALQEAANRYLGYTDLPLVSIDFQGDPHSSIVDGPSTKVIGSTVKVMSWYDNEWGYSNRMLDLILHMESRRPL; translated from the coding sequence ATGACTATTCGCATCGGGATTAACGGGTTTGGTCGGATCGGCAGGACCATGTTCAGAGCGATTGGTGCCGATCCGCTGTTTCGGGATATCGAGGTAGTGGCGATCAACGACCTGACCGACAACCAGACGCTGGCCCATCTGCTCAAATACGATTCGATCATGGGGGTGTCTCCGCAGGAAATTGTTGCTGACGATCAGGGGATCATGGTTGACGGACGACACATCGCAGTAACCAGTCACCGCAATCCAGCCGATATTCGCTGGGGTGATCTTGGAGTTGACTACGTTGCCGAATGCACCGGCATTTTTCGTGATGCGGACGCGGCAGGAGCGCATATCGACGCAGGAGCCAAGAAAGTTGTTATTTCCGCGCCGGCCAAGGGGAATGTCAAGACCTTCGTGATGGGGGTCAACGAAGACGAATACGACCCTACGACCCACCATGTGGTGTCCAATGCCTCCTGTACCACCAATTGTCTCGCACCGGTGGCCAAGGTCATCCTGGATCGCTTCGGTATCAAGCGAGGGTTGATGACCACTGTGCACTCCTACACGGGTGATCAACGGTTGCTGGATTTTCCGCACTCCGACCTGCGCCGGGCCCGGGCAGCGGCGTTATCGATGATTCCCACCAAGACCGGTGCGGCAGCTGCCGTTTCACTGGTTATTCCCGAACTAAAAGGTAAATTCGACGGTCTCGCGGTGCGGGTTCCGACCCCGACGGTGTCGTTGGTGGATGCCGTCATGGAGGTGGAACAGGAAACAACGGTGCCGGAAGTCAACCAGGCTTTGCAGGAGGCGGCCAACCGCTACCTCGGATACACCGATCTGCCTCTGGTTTCGATCGACTTCCAGGGTGATCCCCACTCTTCCATTGTCGACGGACCATCCACCAAAGTGATCGGCTCAACGGTCAAGGTGATGAGCTGGTACGACAATGAGTGGGGCTATTCGAACCGGATGCTCGATCTCATTCTGCACATGGAGTCCCGACGGCCCTTGTGA